A region of Synechococcus sp. HK05 DNA encodes the following proteins:
- a CDS encoding shikimate kinase — protein MANPHAELRQRLEGLNLYLVGMMGSGKSTAGRHLAELLGYRFLDADSSIEQVAGRSIPEVFASEGEAGFRALEAAVLNQIASWHSLVVATGGGVVTRPDNWGQLHQGVVIWLDAPEALLLERLSSDPTPRPLLQADDPAARLTALLAERRPLYAQADLHIVQDGRAADQVAVQILEALPSVLKERTAAPQHRLQVINEAGEVGRSIN, from the coding sequence ATGGCCAACCCACACGCTGAGCTTCGCCAGCGCCTGGAGGGGCTCAACCTCTATTTGGTGGGGATGATGGGCAGCGGCAAGAGCACCGCCGGGCGGCACCTGGCGGAGCTGCTGGGCTACCGCTTCCTCGACGCCGACAGCAGCATCGAGCAGGTGGCCGGCCGCAGCATCCCGGAGGTGTTTGCCAGTGAGGGCGAAGCGGGCTTTCGTGCGCTGGAAGCGGCTGTGCTCAACCAGATCGCCAGTTGGCATTCGCTGGTGGTGGCCACCGGCGGCGGCGTGGTGACCCGCCCGGACAACTGGGGCCAGCTCCACCAGGGCGTGGTGATCTGGCTGGATGCACCGGAGGCTCTGCTGCTGGAGCGGCTGAGCAGCGATCCCACCCCACGCCCCCTGCTCCAAGCCGATGATCCAGCGGCGCGCCTGACGGCCCTGTTGGCGGAGCGCCGGCCCCTCTATGCCCAGGCCGATCTGCACATCGTTCAAGACGGGCGCGCGGCGGATCAGGTGGCCGTGCAGATCCTCGAAGCCCTGCCCAGCGTGCTGAAGGAGCGCACGGCAGCACCACAGCACCGCCTGCAGGTGATCAATGAAGCAGGCGAGGTGGGCCGCTCGATCAACTAA
- a CDS encoding glutathione S-transferase — translation MLELHQFRHSAFCEKVRLVLAAKGLLYSVLEVTPGVGQVELYRLSGQRQVPVLVDGSEVIADSTAIAQYLERHTASPALLPADPALRAQVLILEDWADTALAAGARLALVQAAAADPVLRGGLLPDATPAPLRTLVGALPSGVLSGLGQVIDHGGLEQLRANLEQLCALVQQQPYLVGDQLSLADLAVVAQLSLLSFPASAGAPLAGRGVAGLADDPLLAPLWQWRDAIGTQVGRS, via the coding sequence ATGCTGGAGCTTCATCAGTTCCGCCACTCCGCCTTCTGCGAGAAGGTGCGCCTGGTGTTGGCGGCGAAGGGCCTCCTCTACAGCGTGCTGGAGGTCACTCCCGGGGTTGGGCAGGTGGAGCTCTATCGCCTCTCGGGGCAGCGTCAGGTGCCGGTGCTGGTCGACGGCTCCGAGGTGATCGCTGATTCCACCGCCATCGCGCAGTACCTGGAGCGCCACACAGCATCACCGGCCCTGCTGCCGGCCGATCCTGCCCTGCGGGCCCAGGTGCTGATCCTTGAAGACTGGGCCGATACAGCCCTGGCGGCCGGTGCCCGGTTGGCGCTGGTGCAGGCGGCTGCCGCCGATCCGGTGTTGCGCGGCGGCTTGCTGCCGGATGCCACGCCGGCGCCGCTGCGCACCCTGGTGGGGGCCCTGCCCTCCGGCGTGCTCAGTGGCCTTGGCCAGGTGATCGATCACGGCGGCCTGGAGCAGTTGCGCGCCAACCTCGAGCAGCTCTGCGCCCTGGTGCAGCAGCAGCCTTATCTGGTGGGTGATCAGCTCAGCCTGGCGGATCTGGCGGTGGTGGCCCAGCTCTCGCTCTTGAGCTTCCCTGCCAGTGCCGGTGCCCCCCTGGCGGGCCGTGGCGTGGCGGGCCTGGCCGACGATCCTCTGCTCGCGCCGCTCTGGCAGTGGCGCGATGCCATCGGCACTCAGGTGGGTCGCTCCTGA
- a CDS encoding MFS transporter translates to MIAQAGRIRRQLTRHQRTTFLLASGLSTAGSFAGLTAKGWLLMEGSGNPFLLAANFALLTLPTLLVSGPAGVLTDRLGSERVLIRAQWALLLAAVLGAIAIPISSGGQQDALLLLSTLGVGVASTYELTARNKYVALLVDEPEQLGPYLASFSVIFNVGKLVGPPIGGLLLAATGPTLALSLDAATYLLPIATLLWLMAPYRDRERRSQRGSEASLATAWRDCGPALRHVLVFCGLACLVGFFHPGLAPLMALKLLGPSPVALGLFTSVIACGSISAGVVLQRNAQALSRRPGLLLGGSTVITALGQLGLGLPAPQQWDLAMAFLIGAGTASLLAGTNLIIQVHAPQVIRGRMAGLGQIAFLGGGGLSGLIAAGLTVWLPGGLWSCFALLGSLGAALGVVELLRQGRTRLA, encoded by the coding sequence CACCGCCGGCTCCTTTGCCGGGCTCACCGCCAAAGGCTGGCTGCTGATGGAGGGATCGGGCAATCCGTTCCTGCTGGCTGCGAATTTCGCGCTGCTCACCCTGCCCACGCTGCTGGTGAGCGGGCCAGCCGGCGTGCTCACCGATCGGCTGGGCAGCGAGCGGGTGTTGATCCGGGCCCAGTGGGCGCTGCTGCTCGCTGCAGTGCTGGGAGCTATTGCGATTCCGATCAGCAGCGGCGGCCAGCAGGATGCGCTGCTGCTGCTGAGCACGCTGGGGGTGGGGGTGGCCAGCACCTATGAGCTCACCGCACGCAACAAATACGTGGCGTTGCTTGTGGATGAGCCGGAGCAGCTGGGGCCCTATCTGGCCAGTTTTTCGGTGATCTTCAACGTGGGCAAGCTGGTGGGTCCGCCGATCGGCGGCCTGCTGCTGGCCGCCACCGGCCCCACCCTGGCCCTCAGCCTCGACGCGGCCACCTACCTGTTGCCGATCGCCACCTTGCTCTGGCTCATGGCGCCGTACCGCGACCGGGAACGGCGCAGTCAACGCGGCAGTGAGGCCAGCCTGGCCACCGCCTGGCGCGACTGCGGCCCCGCCCTGCGCCATGTGTTGGTGTTTTGCGGCCTGGCTTGTTTGGTGGGCTTCTTCCATCCCGGCCTGGCCCCGCTGATGGCCCTCAAGCTGCTCGGCCCCAGCCCGGTGGCCCTGGGGTTGTTCACCAGCGTGATCGCCTGCGGCAGCATTAGCGCCGGCGTGGTGCTGCAACGCAATGCCCAGGCCCTGAGCCGGCGCCCAGGCCTCCTCCTCGGCGGCAGCACGGTGATCACCGCCCTCGGTCAGCTGGGTCTGGGCCTGCCGGCTCCGCAGCAATGGGACCTCGCCATGGCCTTTCTGATCGGCGCCGGTACCGCTTCCCTTCTGGCGGGCACCAACTTGATCATCCAGGTGCACGCTCCCCAGGTGATTCGCGGGCGCATGGCCGGCCTGGGACAGATTGCGTTTTTGGGGGGCGGAGGCCTCAGCGGGCTGATCGCTGCCGGCCTCACCGTGTGGCTTCCCGGAGGGCTATGGAGCTGCTTTGCCCTGCTGGGAAGCCTCGGTGCAGCGCTAGGCGTTGTGGAGCTGCTGCGTCAGGGGCGCACCCGCCTGGCCTGA
- a CDS encoding DUF751 family protein, protein MRDFFLNVTRYPRYLIAFGLGVANSVLEPLAKRRSNPVTAVALVGALVSGLVSLGLILRAMVSTDVIA, encoded by the coding sequence ATGCGGGATTTCTTCCTCAACGTCACGCGTTATCCGCGCTATTTGATCGCGTTCGGGCTGGGCGTGGCCAACTCCGTGCTCGAGCCCCTGGCGAAGCGCCGCAGCAATCCGGTCACGGCGGTGGCGCTGGTGGGTGCGCTGGTGAGCGGCCTGGTGAGCCTGGGGCTGATCCTGCGTGCCATGGTGAGCACAGATGTAATCGCCTAG
- a CDS encoding chlororespiratory reduction protein 7, with translation MSDPLIRELDHYVVLEPGLPQKLLSAADTLAWLAQQLTRLEPLPPDLRDLPDAEARAQRLLETACELELEPGVVVQWFAIRLEPPGA, from the coding sequence ATGTCTGATCCGCTGATCCGGGAACTGGATCACTACGTGGTGCTGGAGCCGGGCTTGCCCCAGAAGCTGCTCAGCGCGGCTGACACGCTGGCTTGGCTGGCCCAGCAGCTCACGCGCCTGGAGCCGCTGCCCCCCGATCTGCGTGATCTGCCCGACGCGGAGGCCAGGGCCCAGCGCCTGCTGGAAACCGCCTGTGAACTGGAGCTTGAGCCGGGCGTGGTGGTGCAGTGGTTTGCCATCCGCCTGGAGCCCCCTGGCGCTTAG
- a CDS encoding GNAT family N-acetyltransferase, with amino-acid sequence MAELTARWHRSLAEIPEAQWHALVSAEALPFYSWSWLVGLESSGSVVPRQGWQPCHLGIWEGERLLAVAPLYLKGHSYGEFVFDQSFAQLAAQLGQRYYPKLLGMSPVSPVVGYRFFTAPGEDAAALTPLMLELIDVFCREHQIFSCNFLYVDPAWQPLAEAAGCATWLNQQSLWSNQGYADFEAYLSSFNANQRRNIKRERKAVQAAGLQVTPMVGEAITPALLSRMHGFYEQHCARWGPWGSKYLTEAFFDHAAAALRQHLVLFSAHRGDPEQPVAMSLCVHSQQQLWGRYWGSDEEIDNLHFEVCYYAPIEWAISRGIQQFDPGAGGSHKRRRGFLARPHASLHRWYHPRFEAIVRRWLPEANAEQLDEIEAINAELPFKARAADLLGTAA; translated from the coding sequence ATGGCAGAGCTCACCGCCCGCTGGCATCGCTCCCTGGCGGAGATCCCCGAGGCGCAATGGCATGCCCTGGTTTCGGCGGAAGCCCTCCCCTTTTACTCCTGGTCGTGGCTGGTGGGGCTGGAGAGCAGTGGAAGTGTGGTGCCGCGTCAGGGCTGGCAGCCCTGCCATCTTGGGATCTGGGAGGGTGAGCGCCTGTTGGCGGTGGCCCCGCTCTATCTCAAGGGCCATAGCTACGGCGAATTTGTCTTTGATCAGTCGTTTGCGCAGCTGGCGGCGCAGCTGGGCCAGCGCTACTACCCCAAGCTGCTCGGCATGAGCCCGGTGAGCCCGGTGGTGGGCTATCGCTTTTTCACGGCCCCTGGCGAAGACGCCGCCGCCCTCACCCCGTTGATGCTCGAGCTGATCGATGTGTTCTGCCGCGAGCACCAGATCTTCAGCTGCAATTTCCTCTATGTGGATCCGGCCTGGCAGCCCTTGGCCGAGGCAGCGGGCTGTGCCACCTGGCTGAATCAGCAGAGCCTGTGGAGCAACCAGGGCTACGCCGATTTCGAGGCCTACCTCAGCAGTTTCAACGCCAACCAGCGCCGCAACATCAAACGCGAACGCAAGGCGGTTCAGGCTGCTGGCTTGCAGGTCACTCCCATGGTGGGAGAGGCGATCACCCCCGCGCTGCTGAGCCGCATGCATGGCTTTTATGAGCAGCACTGCGCCCGCTGGGGCCCTTGGGGTAGCAAGTACCTCACGGAAGCCTTCTTCGATCACGCCGCCGCGGCGCTGCGTCAGCACCTGGTGCTGTTCAGTGCCCATCGCGGTGATCCGGAGCAGCCGGTGGCGATGTCGCTGTGTGTGCACAGCCAGCAGCAGCTCTGGGGCCGCTACTGGGGCAGTGATGAGGAGATCGACAACCTCCATTTCGAGGTGTGTTACTACGCACCGATCGAATGGGCGATCAGCCGCGGCATCCAGCAGTTCGACCCCGGCGCCGGCGGCAGCCACAAACGCCGCCGCGGTTTTCTGGCCCGCCCCCATGCCTCCTTGCATCGCTGGTATCACCCGCGTTTTGAGGCGATCGTGCGGCGCTGGCTGCCGGAGGCCAATGCTGAGCAGCTCGACGAGATCGAGGCGATCAATGCCGAGCTCCCCTTCAAGGCCCGGGCTGCAGATCTGCTGGGCACGGCTGCGTAA
- a CDS encoding 6-carboxytetrahydropterin synthase, giving the protein MITRRACFSASHRYWLPELSDADNQARFGACSQAPGHGHNYELIVAMGGPLDADGMVLNLSDVKHAIREQVTAQLDFRFLNEAWPEFDLQQPSGILPTTEALTLAIWRRLQPHLPLMGLRLYETDKLWADVLGDSMEAFLTIKTHFAAAHRLARPELSPEENDAIYGKCARPHGHGHNYILEVSVRGAIDPRTGMVCDLAALQGLVDELVVEPFDHTFLNKDVAHFGTTVPTAENIALHIADLLSAPIAGLGASLHKVRLQESPNNAAEVYAEVPALGMQPQALEALASA; this is encoded by the coding sequence GTGATCACACGCCGCGCCTGTTTCAGCGCCAGCCATCGCTACTGGCTGCCCGAGCTCAGCGACGCTGACAACCAGGCCCGTTTCGGTGCCTGCAGCCAGGCGCCCGGCCACGGCCACAACTACGAGTTGATCGTGGCGATGGGCGGGCCGCTCGATGCCGATGGCATGGTGCTCAACCTCTCGGATGTGAAGCACGCCATCCGCGAGCAAGTCACCGCCCAGCTCGATTTCCGCTTCCTCAACGAGGCCTGGCCGGAATTCGACCTGCAGCAGCCCAGCGGGATCCTGCCCACCACCGAAGCCCTCACCCTGGCGATCTGGCGTCGCCTGCAGCCCCACCTGCCGCTGATGGGGCTGCGCCTTTACGAAACCGACAAGCTCTGGGCCGATGTGCTCGGCGATTCCATGGAAGCGTTCCTCACCATCAAGACCCACTTCGCGGCGGCCCACCGCCTGGCGCGGCCCGAGCTGAGCCCGGAGGAGAACGACGCCATCTACGGCAAGTGCGCCCGGCCCCATGGCCACGGCCACAACTACATACTCGAAGTGAGCGTGCGCGGCGCCATTGATCCCCGCACCGGCATGGTTTGCGACCTCGCAGCCCTGCAGGGCCTGGTGGATGAGCTGGTGGTGGAACCCTTCGACCACACCTTCCTCAACAAGGACGTGGCTCACTTCGGCACCACCGTGCCCACGGCCGAGAACATCGCTCTGCACATCGCCGATCTGCTCAGCGCTCCGATCGCTGGCCTTGGCGCGAGCCTGCACAAGGTGCGCCTGCAGGAAAGCCCCAACAACGCCGCCGAGGTATACGCCGAGGTGCCGGCCCTCGGCATGCAGCCCCAGGCCCTTGAGGCCCTTGCCTCGGCCTGA
- a CDS encoding DUF4346 domain-containing protein, with the protein MTSFSVEQRRSLDERLSQRFIALDPAGYFLIKLDPQAGELIAEHYGNGIDERGLATDPDTGEVISCRGAGPREPLKVYRGRSAKELGMALTEGAGPHPISCLDHALYLGRELQKAERCLEEGSPYTQD; encoded by the coding sequence ATGACGAGCTTTTCAGTGGAGCAGCGCCGCAGCCTCGATGAGCGTCTCTCGCAGCGTTTCATCGCCCTGGATCCGGCCGGCTATTTCCTGATCAAGCTCGATCCGCAAGCCGGTGAGTTGATCGCCGAGCACTACGGCAATGGCATCGATGAACGGGGCCTCGCCACCGACCCCGACACCGGCGAGGTGATCAGCTGCCGCGGCGCAGGCCCGCGCGAACCGTTGAAGGTGTACCGCGGCCGCTCCGCCAAGGAACTGGGCATGGCCCTCACCGAGGGCGCTGGTCCCCATCCGATCAGCTGCCTCGATCACGCCCTCTATTTGGGCCGGGAGCTTCAGAAAGCCGAGCGTTGCCTGGAGGAGGGCAGCCCCTACACCCAGGATTAG
- a CDS encoding B12-binding domain-containing radical SAM protein, translating to MRTLLIYPEFPKTFWSYEKILELVNRKVLLPPLGMVTVAALLPQHWEMKLVDRNVREVTEAEWDWAQLVVISGMIVQKADMAVQIARAKERGLPVAVGGPFASSTPDAPELELADFKVLDEGEITLPMFIEAIERGESGGRFSANGDKPDVTGTPIPRFDLLELDAYDSMSVQFSRGCPFQCEFCDIIVLYGRKPRTKTPEQLVAELQYLYDLGWRRAIFLVDDNFIGNKRNAKLLLPAIKEWQIERGYPFSFTTEASVDLASDEEMMRMMAEARFEAVFLGIETPDEASLSVAGKHQNTRSSLEESVDRITSYGIRVMAGFIIGFDGEKTGAGDRIVRFVSQTGIPAAMMGMLQALPNTGLWHRLEKEGRLIQEKADAKGVNQTNLLNFVPTRPIRDIANEYVDAFCRLYEPNAYIDRVTHYYANKVGAPRWKAFFKPENSDKPVLPPMSDVKALATVLWRQGFKRNTRFRFWRSLARVARRNPASFEQYVVTLAHNEHFQEYRAVVTREIQEQLACLPPEPPSTPASPARELQPV from the coding sequence ATGCGCACACTGCTGATCTACCCGGAGTTCCCCAAGACCTTCTGGAGCTACGAGAAGATCCTGGAGCTGGTGAACCGCAAGGTGCTCCTCCCGCCCCTGGGGATGGTGACGGTGGCCGCGCTGCTGCCGCAGCACTGGGAGATGAAGCTGGTGGATCGCAATGTGCGTGAAGTCACCGAAGCCGAGTGGGACTGGGCCCAGCTGGTGGTGATCTCCGGAATGATCGTGCAGAAGGCCGACATGGCCGTGCAGATCGCCCGGGCCAAGGAGCGGGGCCTCCCTGTGGCCGTGGGCGGCCCGTTTGCGAGCTCCACCCCGGATGCGCCCGAGCTGGAACTGGCCGATTTCAAGGTGCTCGATGAGGGTGAAATCACCCTGCCGATGTTCATCGAAGCAATCGAGCGTGGCGAGTCCGGCGGACGCTTCTCCGCCAATGGCGACAAACCGGATGTGACCGGCACGCCGATCCCCCGCTTCGATCTGCTCGAGCTCGATGCCTACGACTCGATGAGCGTGCAGTTCTCCCGGGGCTGCCCGTTTCAGTGCGAGTTCTGCGACATCATCGTGCTCTACGGGCGCAAGCCACGCACCAAAACGCCCGAGCAGCTGGTGGCTGAGCTGCAGTATCTCTACGACCTGGGTTGGCGCCGCGCCATCTTCCTGGTGGACGACAACTTCATCGGCAACAAACGCAACGCCAAGCTGCTGTTACCGGCCATCAAGGAGTGGCAGATCGAACGGGGCTATCCCTTCAGCTTCACCACGGAAGCATCAGTTGATCTCGCCTCAGATGAGGAGATGATGCGGATGATGGCTGAAGCCCGCTTTGAAGCGGTGTTCCTTGGGATCGAAACACCGGATGAAGCGAGCCTCTCGGTGGCGGGCAAGCACCAAAACACCCGTAGCTCCCTCGAGGAATCCGTAGACCGGATCACCAGCTACGGCATCCGCGTGATGGCCGGCTTCATCATCGGCTTCGATGGCGAAAAGACCGGTGCGGGCGATCGCATCGTGCGCTTCGTGAGCCAAACCGGCATTCCCGCCGCGATGATGGGCATGCTGCAGGCACTGCCCAACACCGGCCTCTGGCATCGCCTGGAGAAGGAAGGTCGGCTGATTCAGGAGAAGGCTGACGCCAAGGGCGTGAACCAAACCAACCTGCTCAACTTCGTGCCCACCCGGCCGATCCGCGATATCGCCAACGAATACGTGGACGCCTTCTGCCGGCTGTATGAGCCCAACGCCTACATCGATCGGGTGACGCACTACTACGCCAACAAGGTGGGTGCGCCCCGCTGGAAGGCCTTCTTTAAGCCGGAAAACTCCGACAAACCGGTGCTCCCACCGATGAGCGACGTGAAAGCCTTGGCCACGGTGCTCTGGCGGCAAGGCTTCAAGCGCAACACACGCTTCCGCTTCTGGCGCTCTCTGGCACGGGTGGCACGCCGCAACCCCGCCAGCTTCGAGCAGTACGTGGTGACGCTCGCCCACAACGAGCATTTCCAGGAATACCGGGCAGTTGTGACCCGAGAAATTCAGGAGCAGCTGGCCTGCTTGCCGCCAGAGCCTCCCTCAACACCCGCTTCACCCGCCCGCGAACTGCAGCCGGTTTAA
- a CDS encoding DUF6816 family protein, with product MGIALLRSLLVAAMLLMPAPQALAAAGASAEPLQQRLASWPNWSLPAPLPRPGQQDLIYPAWFNGHWQATNHDPSGREPDLHYEVRFSADPQGQVVGDRAFNAAAIGQALLGAQLLQVRNDPLNPNRQLALLAGDQQLESTVVGRRSGLLSGECFLADELALQVMHGPGDPRVSRVETLSRYQLVAPDRIEAEQWQASYGSPAEGLAAEARHSWRGVLVLERLDQERPT from the coding sequence ATGGGGATCGCCCTGTTGCGCAGCCTGCTGGTGGCAGCGATGCTGCTGATGCCGGCACCACAGGCACTGGCCGCAGCGGGCGCCAGCGCCGAACCGCTGCAGCAGCGGCTGGCCAGCTGGCCGAACTGGAGCCTGCCGGCGCCACTGCCGCGGCCGGGTCAGCAGGATCTGATCTACCCGGCCTGGTTTAACGGCCACTGGCAGGCCACCAACCACGACCCCAGCGGCCGAGAACCTGATCTGCACTACGAAGTGCGCTTCAGCGCCGACCCGCAGGGCCAGGTGGTGGGGGATCGCGCCTTCAACGCCGCGGCCATCGGCCAGGCGCTGCTGGGGGCGCAGCTGCTGCAGGTGCGCAACGATCCGCTCAACCCCAACCGGCAGCTGGCCCTGCTGGCCGGCGATCAGCAACTGGAATCCACGGTGGTGGGCCGACGCAGTGGGCTGCTCAGCGGGGAGTGCTTCCTGGCGGATGAACTGGCCCTGCAGGTGATGCATGGCCCGGGCGATCCACGGGTGAGCCGCGTGGAAACCCTCAGCCGCTACCAGTTGGTGGCACCGGATCGCATCGAAGCCGAGCAGTGGCAAGCCAGCTACGGCTCACCCGCGGAGGGGCTGGCGGCCGAGGCCCGGCACAGCTGGCGAGGCGTGCTGGTGCTGGAGCGCCTGGATCAGGAGCGACCCACCTGA
- the rbfA gene encoding 30S ribosome-binding factor RbfA, with protein sequence MAQGRRVERVAALIRREVSELLVNGIKDDRVSLGMVSVTNVEVAGDLQHCKIYVSVYGSPEVQQQALAGLRSAGSYVKGELGRRLNMRRTPEVIFHLDRGIEKGTSVLGLLNQLEEQRQERGEIPEGTGQLDDDLS encoded by the coding sequence ATGGCGCAGGGCAGGCGGGTGGAACGGGTGGCGGCCCTCATCCGCCGCGAGGTGAGCGAGCTGCTGGTGAACGGGATCAAAGACGATCGCGTCAGCCTCGGGATGGTGAGCGTCACCAACGTGGAGGTGGCAGGTGATCTGCAGCACTGCAAGATCTACGTGAGCGTGTACGGCAGTCCCGAGGTGCAGCAACAGGCGCTAGCCGGTCTGCGTTCAGCGGGGAGTTACGTGAAAGGGGAACTGGGGCGCCGCCTCAACATGCGCCGCACGCCGGAGGTGATCTTCCACCTCGATCGGGGCATTGAAAAGGGCACCTCCGTGCTCGGGCTGCTCAACCAGCTGGAGGAGCAACGGCAGGAGCGCGGCGAGATTCCTGAGGGCACAGGCCAGCTAGACGATGACCTCAGCTGA
- a CDS encoding RibD family protein, whose product MPRPELRLVLAVSLDGRLAPPVGGAAQIGGRGDRVVLEEALAWADACLIGGRTLRLHGCTCLLHTPPLLEQRRRQGRPEQPAAVVVSRLGRFDPALRFFQQPLQRWLLMPAATSAPAGFHAALPLPSWPEALAALADQGLERLVLLGGADLAGALLQEQLVDELQLTVCPLLLGGPHSWLPAGVALEPARWQLQEQRLLEGEELLLRYRRLRD is encoded by the coding sequence TTGCCTCGGCCTGAACTGCGCCTGGTGTTGGCGGTCAGCCTGGATGGCCGCCTGGCACCACCCGTCGGTGGCGCCGCCCAGATCGGTGGCCGCGGCGACCGTGTGGTGTTGGAGGAAGCCCTGGCCTGGGCTGATGCCTGTCTGATCGGTGGCCGCACCCTGCGCTTGCACGGTTGCACCTGTTTGCTTCACACCCCGCCGCTGCTGGAGCAGCGCCGCCGGCAGGGTCGCCCGGAGCAGCCGGCGGCGGTGGTGGTGAGCCGCCTTGGCCGTTTTGATCCAGCGCTGCGCTTTTTCCAGCAGCCGCTGCAGCGTTGGCTGCTCATGCCCGCAGCCACCTCCGCTCCTGCTGGCTTTCACGCTGCATTGCCGCTGCCGAGCTGGCCCGAAGCCCTGGCGGCCCTGGCGGATCAAGGGCTGGAGCGTTTGGTGCTGTTGGGGGGTGCTGATCTGGCGGGCGCGCTGCTCCAGGAGCAGTTGGTGGATGAGCTGCAGCTCACCGTCTGCCCGCTGCTACTGGGTGGTCCCCACAGCTGGTTGCCCGCTGGGGTGGCTCTCGAGCCGGCGCGCTGGCAGCTGCAGGAGCAACGCTTGCTCGAGGGCGAGGAACTGCTGCTGCGCTACCGCCGCCTTAGGGATTGA